A part of Terriglobus roseus genomic DNA contains:
- a CDS encoding acylphosphatase, translated as MSEQEQGLIVRHYQVEGRVQGVGFRWFVQREAAEIGLRGWVRNSPHGHVEAVAAGSPEQIAELETALQRGSRGSRVDRIRIHNLEDAEADSLTEFRIEGAV; from the coding sequence GTGAGTGAACAGGAACAGGGTTTGATCGTGCGGCATTACCAGGTGGAGGGCCGCGTCCAGGGCGTGGGTTTTCGCTGGTTTGTGCAGCGCGAGGCCGCGGAAATCGGCCTGCGAGGATGGGTGCGCAACTCTCCTCATGGCCACGTGGAGGCGGTTGCCGCGGGCTCACCGGAGCAAATTGCGGAATTGGAAACCGCTCTGCAACGCGGCAGCAGGGGATCTCGAGTGGATCGAATCCGCATCCACAACCTTGAGGATGCGGAAGCGGATTCGCTCACGGAATTTCGTATTGAAGGCGCCGTGTAA
- a CDS encoding DUF2188 domain-containing protein: MSTNKHYFVEKNEGGKFAVRAQGSHHASSLHATQEEAIAEAKRLNPADHPNVERVRNVGAGPDKWRAA; the protein is encoded by the coding sequence ATGTCCACAAACAAGCACTATTTCGTCGAAAAGAACGAGGGCGGCAAGTTCGCGGTGCGTGCGCAGGGTTCCCACCACGCCAGCAGCCTGCACGCAACGCAAGAAGAGGCCATTGCAGAGGCAAAACGCCTGAATCCCGCCGACCACCCGAACGTGGAGCGTGTACGTAATGTGGGAGCTGGCCCGGATAAGTGGCGCGCCGCATAG
- a CDS encoding VWA domain-containing protein produces MPSLPRISVLLVSSMVFGVAMYAQDVQVETLHVTSRLVEVSAVVTDKTGEPHTGLTKDDFTLKQDGKEQTIQYFSQGNELPLTFIVMIDTSGSQRTFIDDEQRACDVFFETVLGRPQDRAALIEVNANVLAHSDLTNDPGKLHLALYGLHYEQRAANATRLNDAIYALSKNVLANVRGRKAIILISDGGDNGSATKRADAIAEAQRDNVPIYAVSYSAWSGLPQPAFANSPGRSGGDPGMENLQAWSSATGGHVYQVSAGRTLKHIFEDIGQELRTQYEIGYSLPSDTTPKQFHKLELKTKDKSLRVQARNGFFTNP; encoded by the coding sequence ATGCCTTCCCTTCCACGCATCTCCGTGTTGTTGGTGTCCTCCATGGTGTTTGGAGTTGCCATGTACGCACAGGATGTGCAGGTGGAAACGCTGCATGTGACGTCGCGTTTGGTGGAAGTCTCCGCCGTAGTGACAGACAAGACTGGTGAGCCACACACCGGCCTTACCAAAGACGACTTCACCCTGAAACAGGATGGCAAAGAGCAGACGATCCAGTACTTCTCTCAGGGCAATGAACTGCCGCTGACCTTCATCGTGATGATTGACACCAGCGGTAGCCAGCGCACCTTCATTGACGATGAACAACGCGCCTGCGATGTCTTCTTTGAAACCGTGCTCGGTCGGCCACAGGACCGCGCCGCGCTGATTGAGGTGAACGCCAACGTCCTCGCGCACAGCGATCTGACCAACGATCCGGGCAAACTGCACCTGGCGCTGTATGGGCTGCACTACGAGCAGCGGGCCGCTAACGCCACTCGCTTGAACGATGCCATCTACGCCCTCAGCAAAAACGTGCTTGCAAACGTTCGTGGACGCAAAGCGATCATCCTGATCAGCGACGGCGGTGACAACGGCAGCGCCACGAAACGCGCCGACGCCATTGCGGAAGCGCAGCGCGACAACGTGCCTATCTACGCTGTGTCTTACAGCGCATGGAGCGGTCTTCCGCAGCCCGCCTTCGCCAACTCCCCTGGGCGTTCCGGTGGCGATCCCGGGATGGAGAATCTGCAGGCGTGGTCTTCCGCCACCGGTGGGCATGTGTATCAGGTCAGCGCCGGCAGGACGCTCAAACACATCTTTGAAGACATTGGCCAGGAACTGCGCACGCAGTACGAAATTGGCTATAGCTTACCCTCCGACACCACGCCAAAGCAGTTCCACAAGCTGGAACTGAAGACGAAGGACAAGTCGCTACGAGTGCAGGCACGCAACGGCTTCTTCACGAATCCCTAA
- a CDS encoding lactonase family protein: MSQERVFIGTSSGGRGIYKASFDSERGLLTEPELVSDAPKPSWLRFAGNGSLLTTSQPSGDGVPGEIIAFAVDADGKLTQQSRAATGGQNAVAFDERDGIVVAANYLSGSAASFQFSLGGLLTPETLATFDAEEHGPDPKRQDHSYAHDATFSPCGNYVFINDLGCDRIRILKVDRPSGKLSEYGAWLATPCEGPRHVAIHPNGVWVYNINEMGCTIDQLAWDAAAGTLTTLSTVRTLPPGVSKVDVRASEVIFGKDLRFLYASNRVHEDFVVYAIHPETGGLLEVQRLANPGKESRHIAIDPTGRWFLSANQFTDEVLVFPIDEATGFLQPTVSGAAVKSPSCILFG, from the coding sequence ATGAGTCAGGAACGTGTTTTCATTGGCACCAGTAGCGGTGGCCGCGGCATCTATAAAGCCTCCTTCGATTCGGAGCGAGGTCTGCTGACCGAGCCGGAACTGGTGTCCGATGCGCCCAAGCCAAGCTGGCTGCGGTTTGCTGGAAACGGCAGCCTGTTGACCACATCGCAGCCATCGGGTGACGGTGTACCCGGCGAAATCATCGCCTTTGCTGTGGACGCTGATGGAAAGCTCACCCAACAGAGCCGTGCCGCGACTGGCGGCCAAAATGCCGTGGCTTTTGACGAGCGTGACGGCATCGTTGTCGCAGCGAACTACCTCAGCGGATCGGCAGCATCCTTCCAGTTCTCTCTTGGTGGACTGCTGACACCGGAGACGCTGGCGACCTTTGACGCCGAAGAACACGGCCCCGATCCGAAGCGTCAGGACCACAGCTACGCGCACGATGCGACGTTCTCGCCCTGCGGCAATTACGTCTTCATCAACGACCTTGGCTGTGACCGCATCCGCATCCTGAAAGTGGATCGTCCCAGCGGAAAACTGAGCGAATACGGAGCATGGCTGGCTACGCCGTGCGAGGGGCCGCGTCACGTTGCGATTCACCCCAACGGCGTGTGGGTTTACAACATCAACGAGATGGGCTGCACGATTGACCAGCTTGCCTGGGATGCCGCCGCCGGTACGTTGACGACACTGTCCACGGTACGCACCCTACCGCCAGGTGTTTCCAAGGTGGACGTGCGCGCCAGCGAAGTCATCTTCGGCAAGGATCTGCGCTTCCTCTACGCCTCCAACCGCGTGCATGAAGACTTTGTGGTGTACGCCATTCACCCGGAAACTGGCGGACTGCTGGAGGTACAGCGCCTCGCCAACCCCGGCAAGGAGTCGCGCCACATTGCTATTGATCCCACAGGCCGCTGGTTCCTGAGCGCCAACCAGTTCACAGATGAAGTGTTGGTGTTCCCCATCGACGAAGCAACAGGATTCCTGCAGCCGACCGTCTCCGGTGCGGCTGTGAAATCACCAAGCTGCATTCTGTTTGGTTAA
- a CDS encoding adenine phosphoribosyltransferase gives MSHLINCEPLKDLIRTVPDFPKPGILFYDITTLLKDKAGFAQMIDAFAAYYIDKQIDLVLGIEARGFIFGPAMAYRLNAGFVPVRKPKKLPAPTARVTYDLEYGSDSLEIHLDAIQPGQRVVIVDDLLATGGTMQATVQLVKQLGGEIAGVAFAVELDFLKGRQKFPDVDVYSLLHYNE, from the coding sequence ATGTCCCACCTCATCAACTGCGAACCTCTGAAGGACCTCATCCGCACGGTCCCTGACTTTCCCAAGCCCGGCATCCTCTTTTACGACATCACCACGCTGCTAAAAGACAAAGCTGGCTTTGCGCAGATGATTGACGCCTTTGCGGCGTATTACATCGACAAGCAGATTGACCTGGTTCTGGGCATTGAGGCCCGTGGCTTTATCTTTGGGCCGGCGATGGCGTATCGCCTGAACGCAGGTTTTGTGCCCGTGCGTAAGCCGAAGAAGCTGCCCGCTCCCACCGCTCGCGTGACCTATGACCTCGAGTACGGTTCGGACTCGCTGGAGATCCATCTGGATGCCATCCAGCCCGGCCAGCGTGTGGTCATTGTGGATGACCTGCTGGCAACCGGCGGCACCATGCAGGCTACGGTGCAGCTTGTGAAGCAGCTTGGTGGAGAGATTGCCGGTGTGGCATTTGCCGTGGAACTGGACTTCCTGAAGGGTCGCCAGAAGTTCCCGGATGTCGATGTGTACTCGCTCCTGCATTACAACGAGTAA
- a CDS encoding molybdopterin-dependent oxidoreductase yields the protein MTVLFATWNFYNHLMGSGNELASATRTVHVTCSLDCPDSCGIIATVDNATERVVRITGDPEHPVTRGFLCGKVARYLDRVYAPDRLLHPMKRKANVPKGPLKHGEEFAAFERISWDEALDTIAQRLQFISDEHGPESVLPYSYAGTIGQLGYGSMDRRFFHRLGASQLDRTICASAGSAALNTVYGVRIGPEPQSFVHAKLILAWGANLHGNSIHLWPFVEEARRNGARLVVIDPYQTKTAKLADEHIALTPGTDTALAMSMMHVILRDGLEDRDYIAACTHGFEALRERVMTAEYAPENIAKICGIDVETIVTLARRYATTKPAVIRMNYGIQRTDNGGTAARAVGMLPLLTGAWKHHGGGLMLSSSNAFGFNSAKLQMPELMHASPLHREARMVNMSQLGHALTELTTPHIHALFVYNSNPGAVAPNQNAVLRGMRRDDLFTVVHDCFLTDTTDYADIVLPSPSFLEQDDVQGAYGHYVAQLSLRAMQPQGEARSNAWLFGQLAQRMGFDEPCFRDTEHDLIRQALDTQHPWHQGITMEALQAHGNMMQLTLPRNECGEFMPFTDASWFRTPSGKGEFYSESLLEQGLDPLPAYVAAPERKDSTQPLRMLARKADNWMNSTFANMAKHRGMEDARIGLNIVEMHPDDASARGLHEGDEVEVANERGSIRLEVAFTGRVVKGTVATSLGWNKLSRDGNGVNVLTSERVTDIGGGATFYAVNVQVSRAATSVLQ from the coding sequence TTGACCGTTCTCTTTGCCACATGGAACTTCTACAATCATCTTATGGGCAGCGGGAACGAACTCGCGTCGGCAACACGCACAGTCCATGTGACCTGCTCGCTGGACTGCCCGGATAGTTGCGGCATCATCGCCACCGTCGACAACGCAACGGAGCGAGTCGTCCGCATCACCGGCGATCCAGAGCATCCTGTCACGCGAGGATTCCTCTGCGGCAAGGTCGCGCGATACCTCGACCGGGTTTACGCACCGGACCGCCTGCTGCACCCCATGAAGCGTAAGGCGAATGTGCCGAAAGGCCCGCTGAAGCACGGCGAAGAGTTCGCTGCATTCGAGCGCATTTCGTGGGATGAAGCGCTGGACACCATCGCGCAGCGCCTGCAATTCATCAGCGATGAGCACGGGCCGGAATCAGTTCTGCCCTACAGCTACGCAGGAACCATCGGCCAGCTTGGCTACGGCTCCATGGATCGCCGTTTCTTTCATCGCCTGGGAGCGTCGCAGCTTGATCGCACCATCTGCGCCAGTGCGGGGTCAGCCGCGCTGAATACGGTTTATGGCGTACGAATTGGGCCGGAGCCGCAGAGCTTTGTTCACGCGAAGCTGATCCTTGCATGGGGTGCGAATCTGCACGGCAACAGCATCCACCTTTGGCCCTTCGTAGAGGAGGCACGCCGCAATGGTGCTCGTCTTGTGGTGATTGATCCGTATCAGACGAAGACAGCAAAGCTTGCAGATGAACACATTGCTCTGACACCCGGTACAGACACCGCACTGGCCATGAGCATGATGCATGTGATCCTTCGCGATGGATTGGAGGATCGCGACTACATTGCCGCATGTACGCATGGCTTTGAAGCATTGCGTGAACGTGTGATGACTGCGGAATACGCTCCGGAGAATATAGCGAAGATTTGCGGCATTGACGTAGAAACCATCGTCACGCTGGCACGCCGCTATGCCACTACAAAGCCTGCGGTCATCCGCATGAACTACGGCATTCAGCGCACCGATAACGGTGGCACAGCCGCGCGCGCCGTGGGCATGCTGCCGTTGCTCACCGGCGCATGGAAACACCATGGCGGCGGCCTGATGTTGTCGTCATCAAATGCGTTCGGCTTCAACTCTGCAAAGCTGCAGATGCCGGAGCTGATGCACGCGAGTCCGCTTCATCGTGAAGCACGCATGGTAAACATGAGCCAGCTTGGCCATGCTCTGACCGAACTAACCACGCCGCACATTCATGCGTTGTTCGTCTACAACTCCAATCCCGGAGCCGTTGCGCCCAATCAGAATGCGGTGTTGCGTGGCATGCGTCGTGATGATCTCTTCACCGTCGTACACGATTGCTTCCTGACAGACACGACGGACTATGCGGACATTGTTCTGCCATCGCCCTCGTTCCTGGAACAAGATGACGTGCAAGGAGCCTACGGCCATTACGTGGCACAGCTTTCTTTGCGCGCCATGCAGCCACAGGGCGAAGCACGCAGCAATGCATGGCTGTTCGGCCAGCTTGCGCAACGCATGGGATTCGATGAGCCATGCTTCCGCGATACAGAACACGATCTGATCCGACAGGCGCTGGACACGCAGCATCCATGGCACCAAGGCATCACCATGGAAGCACTTCAAGCGCACGGAAACATGATGCAGTTGACATTGCCGCGCAATGAATGCGGCGAGTTCATGCCTTTCACCGACGCATCGTGGTTCAGAACGCCTAGCGGAAAAGGCGAATTCTATTCGGAATCACTGTTGGAACAAGGACTGGACCCGCTGCCGGCGTACGTTGCCGCCCCTGAGCGCAAAGACAGCACGCAACCGCTCCGCATGCTGGCACGCAAGGCAGACAACTGGATGAACTCCACCTTTGCGAACATGGCGAAACATCGCGGCATGGAAGATGCGCGCATTGGCTTAAACATTGTAGAGATGCATCCAGACGATGCTTCTGCCCGTGGTCTGCATGAAGGTGATGAAGTCGAAGTAGCGAATGAACGCGGCTCGATTCGCTTGGAGGTTGCTTTCACTGGTCGTGTGGTGAAAGGCACGGTCGCTACATCGTTGGGCTGGAACAAGCTGTCGCGCGACGGCAACGGAGTCAACGTGCTCACCAGCGAACGCGTCACCGACATTGGCGGCGGAGCCACCTTTTACGCCGTCAACGTGCAGGTTTCGCGTGCTGCAACATCCGTCCTGCAGTAG
- the trpE gene encoding anthranilate synthase component I has translation MPRTISATPDLKSFLALVKKKHTLIPVYRTVTADLETPVSAFLRIAAEEPEAFLLESVEGGERIGRYTFIGIRPYRKLESRGRSITAIDGKKTRQYEGDIFHELKSALSEHKPAKLPGLPPFTAGAVGFFAYDVVRQIERLPESAKDELGVPDACLMFFDEVLAFDHVKKEIFLIITADLKREPDAERAYAKAVRRLDRLEKQLAGPLPAMKKHKPLGPLQLTPRTAKRDYMKAVAKVKDYVTAGDIFQCVLSQRFDCQPGVDPFEIYRSLRIVNPSPYMYFLRFPMKKPGSKTETPAHIVGSSPELLVRVHGGQIEYHPIAGTRPRGADEASDKQLEADLLQDTKETAEHVMLVDLGRNDLGRVSQFGSVEVKKLMFIERYSHVMHLVSALEGKLRPDLAPIDAFRSCFPAGTLSGAPKIRAMEIIEELEPTRRGVYGGSIFYADFSGNLDSCIAIRTLFMHGKDGYIQSGGGVVADSVPQTEYEETVNKSKAVVRAIERARSR, from the coding sequence ATGCCACGCACCATTTCCGCCACGCCCGATCTGAAGAGCTTCCTCGCGCTCGTGAAGAAGAAGCACACGCTCATCCCTGTCTACCGCACGGTCACCGCCGATCTGGAGACGCCGGTAAGCGCCTTCCTGCGCATTGCCGCGGAAGAGCCGGAAGCATTTCTGCTGGAGTCGGTCGAAGGCGGCGAACGCATTGGCCGTTACACGTTCATTGGCATCCGTCCGTATCGCAAGCTGGAATCGCGTGGCCGCTCCATCACGGCGATCGATGGCAAGAAGACACGGCAGTATGAAGGCGACATCTTCCACGAGCTGAAGTCTGCGTTGAGCGAACACAAACCCGCGAAGCTGCCGGGCCTGCCACCCTTCACTGCTGGTGCCGTTGGTTTCTTTGCATACGACGTGGTGCGCCAGATTGAACGTCTTCCAGAGTCCGCAAAGGACGAGCTCGGCGTGCCCGACGCATGCCTGATGTTCTTCGACGAAGTGCTTGCGTTCGATCATGTGAAGAAGGAAATCTTCCTCATCATTACGGCCGATCTGAAACGCGAACCGGATGCGGAGAGAGCGTATGCAAAGGCTGTTCGCCGTCTGGATCGCCTTGAGAAACAGCTTGCGGGACCACTGCCTGCAATGAAGAAGCACAAGCCGCTGGGTCCGCTGCAGCTGACGCCTCGCACCGCCAAACGCGATTACATGAAGGCAGTTGCAAAGGTGAAGGATTACGTCACCGCTGGCGACATCTTCCAGTGTGTTCTGTCGCAGCGCTTCGATTGCCAGCCCGGCGTCGATCCATTTGAGATTTATCGTTCGCTGCGCATCGTGAATCCGTCGCCGTACATGTATTTCCTGCGCTTCCCGATGAAGAAGCCAGGCTCAAAGACAGAGACGCCTGCGCACATTGTGGGTTCATCGCCGGAACTGCTCGTACGCGTTCACGGCGGACAGATTGAGTATCACCCTATTGCCGGAACGCGCCCGCGCGGCGCTGACGAAGCCAGTGATAAGCAACTGGAAGCAGACTTGTTGCAGGACACGAAGGAAACCGCCGAACACGTCATGCTGGTCGACCTGGGCCGCAATGACCTGGGCCGCGTCAGCCAGTTTGGCTCCGTTGAAGTGAAGAAGTTGATGTTCATTGAGCGCTACTCGCACGTGATGCACCTGGTGAGCGCGCTTGAGGGCAAGCTGCGGCCTGATCTTGCTCCGATTGATGCGTTCAGATCCTGCTTCCCGGCAGGCACTCTCAGCGGCGCACCGAAGATCCGCGCCATGGAGATCATTGAAGAGCTGGAACCCACGCGCCGCGGCGTTTATGGCGGCAGCATCTTCTATGCTGATTTCAGCGGCAACCTGGATAGCTGCATCGCCATCCGCACGCTCTTCATGCACGGCAAGGACGGCTACATTCAGTCCGGTGGCGGCGTCGTGGCCGACTCTGTTCCGCAGACTGAGTACGAAGAGACCGTGAACAAATCTAAAGCTGTTGTGCGGGCGATTGAACGCGCGCGGTCGCGTTAG
- a CDS encoding YybH family protein, with protein MRRIIRSVVFAIAVVTTPLCASAQRTEGEQMKVLPQAELDVVKVLLSQERAWNAGDLNGFLSLYKKSPDLIVISNGVAHGFEDVEATYKKNYPDRATMGVLTFSDLEPHILDARFAMATGRYSLERAKNKGGNASGTFSLVLEKTAEGWKIVLDHTT; from the coding sequence ATGCGTCGCATCATCCGCAGTGTGGTTTTTGCAATCGCAGTGGTGACTACGCCGCTGTGTGCCTCCGCGCAGCGTACCGAAGGCGAGCAGATGAAGGTGCTGCCGCAGGCCGAGCTGGATGTGGTGAAAGTGTTGCTCTCGCAGGAACGCGCATGGAACGCGGGTGATCTCAACGGCTTCCTGAGTTTGTATAAGAAATCGCCAGACCTGATTGTGATCAGCAATGGTGTGGCACACGGTTTTGAAGATGTAGAGGCCACATACAAGAAAAATTATCCCGACCGGGCCACCATGGGCGTGCTGACCTTCAGCGATCTGGAGCCACACATTCTGGATGCTCGTTTTGCCATGGCCACGGGCAGGTATTCGCTGGAACGCGCCAAGAACAAAGGTGGCAATGCGTCCGGCACGTTCTCCCTGGTGCTTGAGAAAACAGCAGAGGGATGGAAGATTGTTCTGGACCACACCACCTGA
- a CDS encoding ArnT family glycosyltransferase, whose amino-acid sequence MAYELTPSRNRKILIALWLFLYASFTLIVPPLLDGADSVNAEVAREMMQRVDLVTPYANGIRYLEKAPLLYWSMAASMKLFGVGIIAARLPLALFALAMFLVAESFARRAFRSARAGLYASMLLLLSFGIFIFTRILIPDVIVCLWLTASLYCFWITEQQGEHPWRLPAIGFGAACALNILTKGLIGVVLPIGTIVLYLLLTRGFAGTLRRMWKLHPISALVAFLLIGAPWHVAVDHANPTEGHPAGLTHAGHIFPLFWKGWQVGQPTYGNVHGWTWFYFMNEHLLRYLNLRMPRDYDTVPLLLFWALLLVWMMPWSAFLFKAVGAAPWRAFRSRSVAASLNNDQKTLLLLTIAALSPLVLFSFSTRQEYYVLPSLPFFAILIGGWIDREATEVEDGVIPSPLGQSGQRIAAVLVALGTLASLVCVFFLFHAKEPPPTFDLATMLRQNRGGHASLLGHVLDLNTTALGAFRDPLTLAAIALFMGTLVAWWLRKNYRPHHANIVLGIATAMFLVAAHKGLQTFAPVLSSERLALTIKEDLRPDDLIVFNGKYESASSLAFYLHRDNIHIWNGRSSSLWYGSFFTDAPDIFETDASMRLRWTGVQRIFVWTETGKLPVLPGRTYIVAEGGGKQIISNRDTIY is encoded by the coding sequence ATGGCGTATGAGCTTACCCCGAGCCGTAATCGCAAAATCCTCATAGCGCTGTGGCTGTTTCTCTACGCGTCGTTCACGCTGATTGTGCCGCCACTGCTGGATGGCGCAGATTCTGTGAATGCAGAAGTCGCGCGTGAGATGATGCAGCGCGTCGACCTCGTCACGCCGTACGCCAACGGCATCCGTTATCTGGAGAAAGCGCCGCTTCTTTACTGGTCCATGGCGGCCAGTATGAAGCTGTTCGGCGTGGGAATCATTGCAGCGCGCCTGCCGCTGGCACTGTTCGCGCTGGCGATGTTTCTGGTGGCTGAGAGCTTCGCGCGCCGTGCTTTTCGCAGTGCACGCGCAGGTCTCTATGCGTCGATGTTGTTGCTGTTGAGCTTCGGGATATTCATCTTCACGCGCATCCTGATACCCGACGTCATCGTGTGTCTCTGGCTCACGGCTTCGCTGTATTGCTTCTGGATCACAGAGCAGCAGGGCGAGCATCCGTGGCGTTTACCTGCCATTGGATTTGGTGCGGCTTGCGCGTTGAACATCCTCACCAAGGGATTGATCGGAGTTGTCCTTCCCATCGGCACAATCGTGCTGTATCTGCTGCTCACGCGTGGCTTTGCGGGAACTCTGCGCCGCATGTGGAAGCTGCACCCCATCTCGGCGTTGGTGGCATTCCTGCTTATCGGTGCGCCGTGGCATGTTGCCGTTGATCACGCGAACCCAACGGAAGGGCATCCCGCAGGTTTAACGCATGCGGGGCACATCTTTCCGCTGTTCTGGAAGGGCTGGCAAGTGGGCCAGCCGACGTATGGCAACGTGCATGGGTGGACCTGGTTCTACTTCATGAACGAGCACCTGTTGCGTTACCTGAATCTTCGCATGCCACGAGATTATGACACTGTGCCGCTGCTGTTGTTCTGGGCGCTGCTGCTGGTGTGGATGATGCCGTGGAGCGCGTTTTTGTTCAAGGCAGTTGGCGCTGCACCGTGGCGTGCGTTTCGTTCGCGCAGCGTTGCCGCGTCATTAAACAACGATCAGAAAACGCTGCTGCTACTGACCATTGCTGCGTTATCGCCGCTGGTGCTCTTCTCCTTCTCCACGCGGCAGGAGTATTACGTTTTGCCCTCGCTGCCGTTCTTTGCGATCTTGATTGGCGGCTGGATAGATCGTGAAGCGACCGAGGTTGAGGACGGAGTGATTCCGTCACCGTTAGGGCAGAGTGGTCAACGCATCGCCGCTGTCCTGGTGGCGCTCGGAACTCTTGCTTCGCTGGTCTGCGTCTTCTTTCTGTTTCATGCGAAAGAGCCTCCGCCAACATTCGATCTCGCAACCATGCTGCGACAGAATCGCGGTGGTCACGCGTCGTTGTTAGGGCATGTTCTTGATCTGAATACAACCGCTTTGGGGGCTTTTCGCGATCCGTTGACGCTGGCTGCAATTGCTTTGTTTATGGGCACGTTGGTCGCTTGGTGGTTGCGAAAAAACTATCGCCCGCATCATGCCAACATCGTTTTGGGCATTGCTACTGCGATGTTTCTTGTTGCAGCGCATAAGGGGTTGCAAACCTTCGCTCCGGTACTCAGCAGTGAACGATTGGCTCTGACGATCAAGGAAGATTTGCGGCCTGATGATCTGATTGTGTTCAACGGTAAGTATGAGTCAGCATCGTCACTTGCTTTCTATCTGCATCGCGACAACATTCATATCTGGAATGGACGCTCGTCGAGCCTTTGGTATGGCTCGTTCTTCACGGATGCGCCAGATATTTTTGAGACGGACGCATCCATGCGCCTGCGCTGGACGGGCGTGCAGCGCATCTTTGTGTGGACAGAGACGGGCAAGCTGCCCGTGTTGCCGGGCAGAACTTACATCGTTGCAGAAGGTGGCGGAAAGCAGATCATCAGCAACCGCGACACGATCTACTAA
- a CDS encoding alpha/beta fold hydrolase, with the protein MRVHEVKTSTLKLVYEEGGPKNGRPLMLVHGWPDSPRTFDKLLPALHGAGYRTVVPYLRGYGATEFRSPLLGRKPRRTGQAVALAQDVLDLADALKWKTFDFVGHDWGARVGYTLAALHPKRLNRMVTLSVAFQPGSLKAPKLSQSEAYWYQWFLCTKPGEAAFRVDPLAFCKRQWHTWGPEGWFSEQELAAAAQCWTNKDFVDVVLHYYRVRWGHAEADPQYAVQQARYDATVTLDVPTLLVHGMEDYCVLPETTDGAGRHFTNGYRRLLLEGVGHFPQREQPGPVTDAILQHLLEPNA; encoded by the coding sequence ATGCGCGTTCACGAAGTGAAGACCTCCACCCTGAAGCTTGTGTACGAAGAGGGTGGCCCAAAGAATGGCAGGCCGCTGATGCTGGTGCATGGCTGGCCGGATTCGCCGCGAACTTTTGACAAGCTATTGCCAGCATTGCATGGCGCGGGGTATCGCACTGTCGTCCCGTATCTGCGCGGTTATGGCGCCACGGAGTTTCGCTCGCCGTTGCTTGGCCGCAAGCCTCGTCGCACGGGGCAGGCTGTTGCTCTTGCGCAGGATGTTCTTGATCTGGCGGATGCGTTGAAGTGGAAGACGTTCGATTTTGTTGGTCACGATTGGGGTGCGCGCGTTGGCTACACGCTGGCGGCACTGCATCCCAAGCGGCTGAACCGCATGGTGACATTGTCTGTGGCGTTTCAACCTGGTTCGCTGAAAGCTCCGAAGTTGTCGCAATCAGAGGCGTACTGGTACCAGTGGTTTCTGTGCACCAAGCCTGGCGAAGCGGCGTTCCGCGTGGATCCGCTGGCATTCTGCAAACGCCAGTGGCATACGTGGGGACCGGAGGGTTGGTTCTCAGAACAGGAACTGGCCGCCGCCGCGCAATGCTGGACGAACAAGGATTTTGTCGACGTGGTGTTGCACTACTACCGTGTGCGCTGGGGTCATGCAGAAGCTGATCCGCAATATGCCGTGCAGCAGGCGCGTTACGATGCAACGGTGACGTTGGATGTGCCTACGCTGCTGGTTCACGGAATGGAAGATTACTGCGTGTTGCCCGAGACCACCGACGGTGCAGGCAGGCACTTCACCAACGGCTATCGCCGGTTGCTGTTGGAGGGTGTGGGGCATTTCCCGCAACGTGAACAACCGGGCCCTGTAACGGACGCAATTCTGCAACACCTGCTGGAGCCAAACGCGTGA